The DNA window TGGACTCCAATCCGGACGAACGGTTTGAAGATGCTTTCGACCAACCTGGGATTCTCCCGACGCGCCACCGGGATCCGAATTTTCCGTGCATTCTGACCACAAGCCCTAAATCCCTTATTTCCAGAGCATTCCATTACGTAAACCCACGCATACCAGGTCTCGATCAAGCTTGGCGGAAGATTCCCGGAGCGGCTGTCCGCCATCTTAAGACGCCAGCTTACGACCCGAAGAAAATGGGTGAATATCACCAGAACCGCTGCATTTTGTCCCATACTTTTGCGACACGCCGAGGGCTGAGATCACTCACCCGCCTCCCCACTTGAACGACGGGCGGAATGATTCGGATTCATCATTCCGAACTTTCGGAACGGCGCCCGAATGGTGCCCGGCTCTGCCAGTCAGTTCGCGGTGCCGGCCGGCAGCATGTCGAGACAGTCGAACGCGTAGCCCGGGCTGAGGAAATCGCGCGCCTGCTGACCGCTGATCGGCCAGATCGTGACCGTGTTGATTCCCTCGACGAAGGCCTCCGCCGGGACGTCGAAACGGTAAGTCACGTTGTTGCCCCGGTAAGAGCCGATGGTCATGCCCCGCGACTGCGGTTGGGATGAAGGGCCGGGATTCCGAGCCGACCAGTCATTGACGTGAATCTTCGGCCGGCCACCACTGTGGGCAGTCGTAATCCCGATCCGAATGGTGTGCGCCTTCAGCTGATCGGCGCTCAACTTGAAGTGGATCTCCCTCGACCCGTTGACCTTCGCCCACTGACAGGCGGGGAAGTTCGCGGCCTTGTCCTCCCCCACCGTGAAATTGTCCTCCATCCAATCCTCCATTCTCGGATCGGAAGGATGCATCAGCGAGAGCTTCGAGCCGTTGCGGAACTCGAGCGGCGTGCCATCCCAGTCGCCGATCCGCCAGACCGGCTCATCGGTAGACGGATCCTCATCGATCCGGATACTCGGAATCACGAGCGTTCCCTTCGCGCTGACCACGATCTCATCGCGATGCACCACGAGTTCGCCCTTGAAGATCACCATCTCGTACTTGCCCGGCTTCATGCCCTCGCACATCGCCTCACCCTTCCGAACTTCGGCCCAGTACTGCGCGTCGGCATTCGAGAAGGCCACCATGTAGGGGAAGCGTTCGTCCATCCCATCGATGTCCTCTACGTGCACCGCTCCCCGCTGATCCGATGGCACCATGCCCTTGAGGTTCAGCTTCGAGACAAAATCCATGTCAGGATACTCCGGCGCGCTTCCGTCGGTGAAACACAGCGCGTAGGGTCCGTAGAGCACACCGGAGCGTCTCGGCTCCGTCTGCAGGTGGCCGGAGTTCATGTAGTTGTAGACCTCGAGCTCGCTCCCGCTCTGGTTCTGGATGTCGCGGAAGAACGGGCCGCCCGATGAACTTTCGCGGTTTCCATACACGATAAACGCGCCGATGCCCTCGCCTCCGACTCCGCGGATCGAAAGATCCTTCGCCTGCTGGTTGCCGTAGTACTTGCTACGCGTCGTGCGGTCGGGCATCCGGAAGACATCCTGCGATTCAACCGCCCCGGTATTCCCCGCAACATCCGACGGCTCCGGGATCCGGCTGAACGGTTCGCGCTTGAGCCGCGCGATCCAGCGAAGCTCCCCGACGCGCGGCTGCTTCTCGGCATGGGTCGCCATGTAGATCGTGTTCTCGCCCTTGCGGACGATGTAGTAATGCGTCAGGTCCTCGACCACGCCGTTGGTCGAGTCGGTCTTGAGCGTGATCACGGCCATGTCGTCCTTCCTGCTCAGCTCGACCATGGTGCCCTTCGACCCAAGACCCGAGGCGATGTGGGACGTCTTCCGTCCCCGAAGCTCCATCCCCTTCCAGCGGATCGAGTCGATGTCGCCGTTGCTCCGCAGCACCCGGAAGACGAGCCCGGCTCCGGTATCGACCGTGTAGCGCTCGTTTTCCTCCGTCACCCCGAAATCTCCTGCCGATGCGAAACCCGACATCAGCAACATCCACCCGGCGGTTCCCAAGGCAGTCAGCATCCTTGACCCGCTCGCAGCTGAAACCCGTCTCATGACCCTCATGGGACCGGCACCCTAGGACCCAGCCCGCGGCGAGTCCAAGGCAACAGTGGGACGGCGCGCGACATGCGGCCTTGGACAACACACGGATTTCACCCGCGAGTCGCGCGGGTTCGAATCTTGGGGTTCCGGAATCCGAGCCTGGCGCTGACGCTCGCCGGTCGAATTTGCACGACTGATTTCGGCGGATCCTGCAGTATGACAGGAGACCCATGGAACGACGAGCCGGACCGCCAGCCCGCACCACCGCCCTTGCCTTGCTTGCCCTCGCGGCGAGCGCTTCGGGAGATGACGCCATCGAGTTCAATCGGGACATCCGACCGATCCTCTCCGAGAAGTGTTTCCACTGCCACGGTCCCGACGAAAAGACGCGCGAGGCGAAGCTCCGGCTCGACGAGCGCGACAACGCCTACAAGAACGCGATCGTCCCGGGGTCGCTGAAGAAGAGCGAGTTCTGGTATCGGGTCACGACCGACGACGAGGAGGAAATCATGCCTCCCCCGGAGACCGGCAAGGATCTGACGAAGGAGGAGATCGATCTGCTCAGCCGCTGGATCGAGGGCGGCGCGGAGTATCAGGATCACTGGGCCTTCATCCCGCCCGTCCGGCCCCAAGCCGCGGCGGGTTCGGCGGGCATCGATGAGCTGGTCGGCAAGCAGCTCGATGCGAACGCGCTTTCCCGATCGAAGCCGGCAGAGAAGCACATCCTGCTCCGCCGGCTCTCGCTTGATCTTACCGGCCTCCCCCCGACACCTGAGGAACTCGAGGCCTTTGTCGCCGACGAGTCTCCTGATGCGGTCGAGCGCGTCGTCGACCGGCTGCTCGCCAGCCCGCACTACGGCGAACACATGGGCCGCTACTGGCTGGATGCCGTCCGCTACGGCGACACCCACGGTCTGCACCTCGACAACTACCGCGAGTTCTGGCCCTACCGCGACTGGATCGTCCGCGCCTTCAACGAGAACAAACCGTGGGACGACTTCCTCACCGAACAACTGGCGGGTGACCTGCTCGAGAACCCGACCGTCAGTCAACTTGTGGCCACCGGCTACAACCGCGCGCACGTCACGACCGCGGAAGGTGGATCGATCAAGGAGGAGGTGCTGGTGCGTAACGTCGCGGACCGTGTGTCGACTTTCGGCACGGTGATGCTTGGCCTGACCACCGGCTGTGCCGCTTGCCACGACCACAAGTTCGATCCGCTGACCCAGCGCGAATACTACCAGCTCTTCGCCTACTTCAACAGCCTCGATGCCGACCCTATGGACGGCAACAAGAAGGACCACGCCCCGGTCATCCGCGTGCCCGGTCCCGATGATGAGGCGAAACTGACCGCCTCGAAGCACGCCCTTGAGCAAGCCCGGAAGGCGCTGGACGACTCGATCGCCAGTTACGACTACCAAGAACCTAAGACTCCGGATCATGCTGGTCCGGTCGAAGTCACCTGGATCGATGACGCCTTGCCGAAGGACGCCAACAAACAGGGTGGCTGGAACTGGGTCACGTCCGTCGAAGGGCAGGCGGTGCTGAGCGGAGGCAAGGCACGCTCTCAGTCAGGCGAAGGGACCGTGCAGCACTACTTCGAAGGAAAGAAGGAGCCCTACATGGTCGGCGAGGACGCCACGTTCTTCGCCCACGTTTTCATCGGCAAGAACGCGCCCGAGCAGATCATGCTGCAGTTCAACTCCGGCAAATGGGAGCACCGCGCCTATTGGGGAGCGGACAAGATCGATTGGGGAAAGAACGGCACGCCGAGTCGGCTGAAGAAAGGCGACCTGCCGAAGTCAGGCGAATGGGTGCGTCTCGAAGTCGACGCGTCGGAGGTCGGGCTGAAGCCTGGAGACAAGATCAACGGAGTGGCGTTCACTCAGTTCGGAGGCACGGCCTACTGGGACGCGGCCGGCATGCGTTCGATCGGGTCCGGTTACACTTCGTTCAACAAGTGGGTTCACGACGAACGGGCGAAGAAGAAGTCCGGACTCCCCGCCGATCTG is part of the Haloferula helveola genome and encodes:
- a CDS encoding PSD1 and planctomycete cytochrome C domain-containing protein, whose amino-acid sequence is MERRAGPPARTTALALLALAASASGDDAIEFNRDIRPILSEKCFHCHGPDEKTREAKLRLDERDNAYKNAIVPGSLKKSEFWYRVTTDDEEEIMPPPETGKDLTKEEIDLLSRWIEGGAEYQDHWAFIPPVRPQAAAGSAGIDELVGKQLDANALSRSKPAEKHILLRRLSLDLTGLPPTPEELEAFVADESPDAVERVVDRLLASPHYGEHMGRYWLDAVRYGDTHGLHLDNYREFWPYRDWIVRAFNENKPWDDFLTEQLAGDLLENPTVSQLVATGYNRAHVTTAEGGSIKEEVLVRNVADRVSTFGTVMLGLTTGCAACHDHKFDPLTQREYYQLFAYFNSLDADPMDGNKKDHAPVIRVPGPDDEAKLTASKHALEQARKALDDSIASYDYQEPKTPDHAGPVEVTWIDDALPKDANKQGGWNWVTSVEGQAVLSGGKARSQSGEGTVQHYFEGKKEPYMVGEDATFFAHVFIGKNAPEQIMLQFNSGKWEHRAYWGADKIDWGKNGTPSRLKKGDLPKSGEWVRLEVDASEVGLKPGDKINGVAFTQFGGTAYWDAAGMRSIGSGYTSFNKWVHDERAKKKSGLPADLEKILRKDGPKVTSDEKDRLLRHYIADVDLKAREALAPLRAAVSGHEQEITNIEKNFPSTLIWKEKAQPRPSRVLDRGEYDRPTGDPVPRALPSFLPPLPETAPNDRLGIARWLTSKDHPLAARVAVNRLWQQLFGIGLVKTAGDFGSQGEWPSHPELLDWLAVEFRESGWDVKRLMKLIVLSKTYQQTSVASPEDYKRDPDNRLLSRGPRFRLDGEVLRDQALAVSGLLVPKVGGPGVKPPQPDGLWKAVGYQSSNTVKFVADKGPDKVHRRSLYTFWKRTSPPPQMIDAPSREACVVRRERTNTPLHALMFMNDPQFVEAARYFAERFIDLSDDEIVGALFEHALSRSPSADEASLTVDSFKEHLAHYRTKPDEAKKLISIGDSPSASDQPERLAAWTMVASMVLNLDEFVTKN
- a CDS encoding rhamnogalacturonan lyase B N-terminal domain-containing protein, whose translation is MRRVSAASGSRMLTALGTAGWMLLMSGFASAGDFGVTEENERYTVDTGAGLVFRVLRSNGDIDSIRWKGMELRGRKTSHIASGLGSKGTMVELSRKDDMAVITLKTDSTNGVVEDLTHYYIVRKGENTIYMATHAEKQPRVGELRWIARLKREPFSRIPEPSDVAGNTGAVESQDVFRMPDRTTRSKYYGNQQAKDLSIRGVGGEGIGAFIVYGNRESSSGGPFFRDIQNQSGSELEVYNYMNSGHLQTEPRRSGVLYGPYALCFTDGSAPEYPDMDFVSKLNLKGMVPSDQRGAVHVEDIDGMDERFPYMVAFSNADAQYWAEVRKGEAMCEGMKPGKYEMVIFKGELVVHRDEIVVSAKGTLVIPSIRIDEDPSTDEPVWRIGDWDGTPLEFRNGSKLSLMHPSDPRMEDWMEDNFTVGEDKAANFPACQWAKVNGSREIHFKLSADQLKAHTIRIGITTAHSGGRPKIHVNDWSARNPGPSSQPQSRGMTIGSYRGNNVTYRFDVPAEAFVEGINTVTIWPISGQQARDFLSPGYAFDCLDMLPAGTAN